A window of the Zeugodacus cucurbitae isolate PBARC_wt_2022May chromosome 2, idZeuCucr1.2, whole genome shotgun sequence genome harbors these coding sequences:
- the LOC105215776 gene encoding 60S ribosomal protein L15, with translation MGAYRYMQELYRKKQSDVMRYLLRIRVWQYRQLTKLHRSPRPTRPDKARRLGFRAKQGYVIYRIRVRRGGRKRPVPKGCTYGKPKSHGVNELKPYRGLQSIAEERVGRRLGGLRVLNSYWVAQDASYKYFEVILVDIHHNAIRRDPKINWLCKHVHKHRELRGLTSAGKSSRGIGKGYRYSQTIGGSRRAAWKRKNTLQMHRKR, from the exons ATGGGCGCCTATCGGTATATGCAGGAATTGTATAGGAAGAAACAGAGCGATGTTATGCGTTATTTGCTTCGAATTCGTGTATGGCAGTACCGCCAACTAACGAAATTGCATAGATCGCCCAGGCCAACCCGTCCCGACAAGGCTCGCCGTCTGGGATTCCGTGCTAAGCAAGGATACGTTATTTATAGAATTCGTGTACGCCGTGGTGGACGAAAACGTCCAGTACCAAAAGGATGCACATATGGTAAACCAAAAAGTCATGGAGTAAATGAGTTGAAACCATACCGTGGATTACAGTCTATTGCCGag GAACGAGTTGGGCGAAGACTTGGTGGTCTGCGAGTTTTGAATTCTTACTGGGTTGCTCAGGATGCCTCCTATAAGTATTTTGAGGTAATATTGGTGGATATTCACCATAATGCAATTAGACGGGACCCAAAAATAAACTGGCTATGCAAGCATGTTCACAAACATCGTGAACTTCGCGGATTGACTTCAGCTGGCAAGAGCTCTCGTGGAATTGGCAAGGGCTACCGTTATTCGCAAACTATTGGAGGTTCCCGCCGCGCTGCATGGAAACGGAAGAATACTTTGCAAATGCATCGCAAGCGCTAA
- the LOC105215779 gene encoding transcription elongation factor 1 homolog — translation MGRRKSKRKPPPKKKNIEPLDQQFNCPFCNHEKSCEVKMDKSRNTAKVTCRVCLEDFQTSINFLSEPIDVYNDWVDACETAN, via the exons ATGGGTCGACGTAAATCAAAAAGAAAGCCtccaccaaaaaaaaagaatatcgAACCTTTGGATCAACAGTTCAATTGCCCATTTTGCAATCATGAAAAGTCCTGTGAAGTAAAAAT gGATAAAAGCCGAAATACTGCAAAAGTTACTTGCAGAGTTTGCCTCGAGGATTTCCAAACCAGTATAAACTTTTTGTCTGAGCCTATTGATGTTTATAACGATTGGGTAGATGCTTGTGAAACTGCTAACTAA
- the LOC105215777 gene encoding 60S ribosomal protein L10 — MKLYQVVFKLLPFPLTSFDRSGRGSIFKMGRRPARCYRYCKNKPYPKSRFCRGVPDPKIRIFDLGRKKASVEDFPLCVHLVSDEYEQLSSEALEAGRICCNKYLVKYCGKDQFHIRMRLHPFHVIRINKMLSCAGADRLQTGMRGAFGKPQGTVARVHIGQPIMSVRSSDRYKAQVVEALRRAKFKFPGRQKIYVSKRWGFTKYDRDRYEQLRDENRLEPDGCNVKYRPEHGPIAAWEKAQRDVYA, encoded by the exons atgaaaCTCTATCAGGTAGTATTTAAGTTACTTCCTTTTCCTTTGACTTCTTTTGATAGAAGTGGACGTGGATCAATTTTTAAGATGGGTCGGCGACCAGCGAGATG TTATCGCTACTGCAAAAATAAACCTTATCCAAAATCAAGATTTTGTCGTGGTGTCCCAGACCCCAAAATTCGCATATTCGATTTGGGCAGAAAGAAAGCTTCGGTGGAGGATTTTCCTTTGTGCGTTCACTTAGTGTCTGATGAATATGAACAGCTTAGTAGCGAGGCCTTGGAAGCTGGCCGCATTTGTTGCAACAAGTATTTGGTAAAATACTGCGGCAAGGACCAGTTCCATATTCGTATGCGTTTACATCCATTCCACGTGATTCGCATTAATAAAATGTTGTCGTGTGCTGGAGCTGATAg gCTTCAAACAGGAATGCGTGGAGCGTTTGGAAAACCACAGGGTACAGTCGCTCGTGTTCACATCGGCCAGCCAATAATGTCGGTTCGCTCAAGTGATCGGTATAAGGCCCAAGTTGTTGAAGCTCTTCGTCGTGCTAAGTTCAAGTTTCCCGGACGTCAAAAG atCTACGTTTCAAAACGTTGGGGTTTCACCAAGTATGACCGTGACCGTTATGAGCAATTACGTGATGAAAACCGCTTGGAACCCGATGGATGCAATGTCAAATATCGTCCAGAGCATGGTCCCATAGCAGCGTGGGAAAAAGCACAACGCGATGTTTatgcttaa